One region of Acropora muricata isolate sample 2 chromosome 13, ASM3666990v1, whole genome shotgun sequence genomic DNA includes:
- the LOC136895315 gene encoding uncharacterized protein produces the protein MLYGSETWCLRGNEMPILRRTERAMVRVRCGAKLMEKKKTEDLMEMLGLKETAVQMAKANGVRWYGHVLRRDDGHVLRKVLEFEVRAKRKRGRPKKTWKMQVEKESKGVGLEKKIP, from the coding sequence ATGTTATATGGGAGTGAGACATGGTGTTTGAGGGGAAATGAGATGCCAATTTTAAGAAGGACCGAGAGAGCAATGGTGAGAGTAAGGTGTGGTGCAAAActgatggagaaaaagaaaacagaggaCCTGATGGAGATGTTAGGATTGAAGGAAACAGCGGTTCAAATGGCAAAGGCGAATGGAGTGAGATGGTACGGGCATGtgttgaggagggatgatgggcATGTTCTGAGAAAAGTGCTGGAGTTTGAAGTGAGGGCCAAGAGGAAGCGAGGACGACCAAAGAAGAcgtggaagatgcaagtggagaaggagagcaagGGCGTGGGCTTGGAGAAAAAGATCCCATGA